From a single Georhizobium profundi genomic region:
- a CDS encoding EF-hand domain-containing protein translates to MTIARKATLATLIAALLATSSFAIAQQSDNADDQTVPAIEEPMDDDAGSLEGDDADIMAEEDADAGPAMRGPGRRADRMLQRLDQDGSGDISVEEFGQRRLGWLSEADADGDGVISMEELTSAIDQRRQERREARLLARFDINGDGEITIEELERHQEKRFALMDRNDDGVLTADEMPSRGEGMRGPHGRMGHHGKGPGGGHHGMMERYGR, encoded by the coding sequence ATGACAATCGCACGCAAGGCCACTTTGGCGACACTGATCGCGGCCCTTCTCGCCACGTCGAGCTTCGCGATCGCCCAGCAATCCGATAACGCCGACGACCAGACGGTGCCCGCGATCGAAGAGCCGATGGACGATGATGCCGGTTCCTTGGAAGGCGACGATGCAGACATCATGGCGGAAGAAGACGCCGATGCCGGCCCGGCCATGCGCGGTCCCGGCCGCCGTGCGGATCGCATGCTGCAACGGCTCGATCAGGACGGTTCGGGCGATATCAGCGTCGAGGAATTCGGCCAGCGCCGTCTCGGCTGGTTAAGCGAAGCCGATGCGGATGGTGATGGGGTGATCTCCATGGAAGAACTGACGAGCGCCATCGACCAGCGCCGTCAGGAGCGCCGCGAAGCCCGCTTGCTGGCCCGCTTCGACATCAATGGCGACGGCGAGATCACCATCGAGGAACTGGAGCGCCACCAGGAAAAGCGCTTTGCTCTCATGGACCGCAACGATGATGGCGTGCTGACCGCAGACGAAATGCCCAGTCGCGGCGAGGGCATGCGCGGCCCGCACGGCCGCATGGGCCACCATGGCAAGGGTCCTGGAGGTGGTCACCACGGCATGATGGAGCGCTACGGCCGATAG